A genomic window from Brassica oleracea var. oleracea cultivar TO1000 chromosome C8, BOL, whole genome shotgun sequence includes:
- the LOC106310594 gene encoding probable GTP-binding protein OBGM, mitochondrial yields MTWLSRAVPFRYLTSNRRLQKPPWMTYPAAFYSDSAEKKGKVTPLQETRMRDRFTLYARGGEGGNGCSSLRRSRTDRFGKPDGGNGGRGGDVILECTHAVWDFSGLQPHVKGGKAGHGTSKNRIGNRGEDKVLQVPIGTVIHLQEGELPSQIQVGSPKSSDPWDLPGTLVDDPASDENSDVDQDSSVQVEPEEESVAMHVDMEKETDFDEDDEEGQVRYNVAELTEEGQSIIIARGGEGGLGNVSATRYLRGTKFAKTSTLRTMEGDSDDEDGNGQRTSIKCGSLGAESVLILELKSIADVGLVGMPNAGKSTLLGALSRAKPRVGHYAFTTLRPNLGNVNYDDFSVTVADIPGLIKGAHQNRGLGHNFLRHIERTKVLAYVVDLASGLDGCEGVTPWQQLRDLVMELEYHEEGLSDRSSLIVANKIDEDGADERLEELERRVRGVRIFPVCAVLEEGVAELKNGLKMLVNGDGEGSERLKLENISVD; encoded by the exons ATGACGTGGCTGAGCCGGGCGGTTCCCTTTCGATACTTAACATCCAACCGAAGACTTCAAAAACCGCCATGGATGACATACCCAGCTGCCTTCTACTCGGATTCCGCGGAGAAGAAAGGAAAAGTCACGCCTTTGCAG GAGACTAGAATGAGAGATAGGTTTACTCTGTACGCACGTGGCGGCGAAGGTGGCAATGGTTGTTCCAGCCTCCGCCGTAGCCGTACTGATCGCTTCGGAAAACCTGATG GTGGAAATGGTGGGAGAGGAGGTGATGTGATATTAGAATGCACACACGCTGTTTGGGATTTTAGCGGATTACAACCTCATGTT AAAGGTGGGAAAGCTGGACATGGAACTTCCAAGAACAGGATTGGTAACAGAGGAGAAGACAAG GTCCTCCAAGTCCCCATTGGGACAGTGATACATCTTCAAGAGGGTGAGCTTCCATCTCAGATTCAAGTCGGCTCTCCCAAGAGTTCGGATCCATGGGACCTTCCCGGCACACTTGTTGATGACCCTGCATCAGATGAAAACTCTGACGTCGATCAAGATTCTTCTGTTCAAGTTGAACCTGAGGAAGAGAGTGTAGCAATGCATGTAGACATGGAAAAAGAAACTGATTTTGATGAAGACGATGAAGAAGGACAAGTCAGGTATAACGTCGCAGAACTAACAGAAGAAGGTCAGAGCATAATCATCGCACGTGGCGGTGAAGGAGGTTTAGGTAACGTCTCCGCTACACGTTACTTAAGAGGCACCAAGTTCGCTAAAACCTCCACGTTGAGGACAATGGAAGGCGACTCTGACGATGAAGATGGTAATGGTCAACGCACAAGTATTAAATGCGGCTCGCTCGGTGCAGAGTCTGTACTGATACTAGAACTTAAAAGCATCGCCGACGTTGGTCTAGTCGGGATGCCAAACGCCGGAAAAAGCACGCTCCTCGGCGCGCTCTCGCGCGCCAAGCCACGCGTAGGCCACTACGCGTTCACGACGCTCCGTCCCAACTTAGGAAACGTGAACTACGATGACTTCTCAGTCACGGTAGCTGACATTCCAGGGCTGATCAAAGGAGCTCATCAGAACAGAGGGCTAGGGCATAACTTTCTACGTCACATCGAGCGGACCAAAGTGCTGGCTTACGTCGTGGACTTAGCCTCGGGGCTAGACGGCTGCGAAGGTGTGACGCCGTGGCAGCAGCTGAGGGATCTGGTGATGGAGCTTGAGTACCATGAAGAAGGGTTGTCTGATAGGTCGTCTTTGATCGTGGCGAACAAGATCGATGAGGACGGTGCTGATGAGAGGTTGGAGGAGCTTGAGAGGAGGGTGAGAGGAGTGAGGATATTTCCGGTTTGTGCGGTTCTTGAAGAAGGTGTGGCTGAGCTGAAAAATGGTTTGAAAATGCTTGTGAACGGTGATGGTGAGGGATCAGAGAGGTTAAAGTTAGAGAATATCTCTGTTGACTAG